One uncultured Alphaproteobacteria bacterium genomic region harbors:
- a CDS encoding conserved hypothetical protein (Evidence 4 : Homologs of previously reported genes of unknown function), translated as MPPRAKTKLPPPSTAHSSADAQPGLQQGAQRTRDRILQAARELVLEEGASRLTLDAVVVRAGLSKGAFLYHFKTKRDLFVTLIDEMIRAFDAVQANHERRFAGDPDPWLSSQVEAMPDDEMQKMGAALLAAAAEDPTLLDPLREWYRVQYERVRRSPRGTETAALIMLALDGALFADLLGLPILAPAERRHFFRALQDLASGHLELVPAKGRT; from the coding sequence ATGCCGCCCCGCGCGAAAACAAAGTTGCCCCCCCCGTCCACTGCCCATAGCAGCGCCGATGCGCAGCCCGGCCTCCAGCAAGGAGCCCAGCGAACTCGCGACCGCATCCTGCAGGCCGCCCGCGAACTGGTGCTGGAGGAAGGTGCCAGTCGCTTGACACTGGACGCCGTCGTTGTGCGGGCCGGGTTGAGCAAAGGGGCGTTTCTCTATCACTTCAAGACCAAACGCGATTTGTTCGTGACACTGATCGACGAGATGATCCGGGCGTTCGACGCGGTACAAGCCAATCACGAGCGCAGGTTTGCCGGAGATCCGGACCCCTGGCTGTCGAGCCAGGTGGAAGCGATGCCCGACGACGAGATGCAGAAGATGGGCGCAGCGCTGCTCGCGGCAGCTGCGGAAGATCCAACACTTCTCGACCCACTGCGCGAGTGGTACCGCGTGCAGTACGAACGCGTGCGTCGATCCCCGCGTGGCACCGAGACCGCGGCACTCATCATGCTGGCATTGGATGGCGCCCTGTTCGCCGATCTTCTGGGTTTGCCAATACTCGCACCCGCAGAGCGGCGGCATTTCTTTCGGGCGCTCCAGGATCTCGCCTCGGGCCATCTCGAACTTGTCCCGGCAAAAGGACGCACATGA
- a CDS encoding conserved exported hypothetical protein (Evidence 4 : Homologs of previously reported genes of unknown function): MSRVRSGVMTACAPRSLAVACTLSISTLLSGCGNSQSTVSEPPRAVKLAAAQSDLPHSSRIELTGSARATERSILGFETGGRIAKLNVDVGERFSRGQVLAELDAQPDRLRVTQAQASLAAAEAGLMDRRVQTDQQRRLLESEVISPAAFESAKAQLAVAEGQARTAKAALGLAERAQRGTMIVAPFDGVVAEKLALAFTDIAAGAPVFQVDGVRSGTEIIANASTTQAPHIDVGQRAELSWSGAEQPIRAVVRRVGLRAENGSLLPVVLVPEDNAQARALRPGIPVQVVLDAPAATSKTSRPETVSIPYASLVLGTKPGEASVFVYTPEDKKVHRRAVRFTPVQEGDSARVLAGLKPGETVVAAGGGWLTDGQPVTPLEATTQLTKR, translated from the coding sequence ATGAGTCGCGTCCGTAGCGGTGTCATGACCGCGTGCGCACCGCGCTCCTTGGCGGTTGCTTGCACACTATCCATTTCGACTCTGCTCTCAGGGTGCGGAAACTCGCAATCCACCGTATCCGAGCCTCCGCGCGCAGTGAAGCTCGCCGCCGCGCAGTCGGATCTCCCGCATAGCTCTCGCATCGAATTGACTGGCTCGGCGCGAGCAACCGAGCGCAGCATCCTAGGATTTGAAACAGGAGGACGGATCGCCAAGTTGAACGTCGACGTGGGTGAACGGTTCTCCCGCGGCCAAGTCCTGGCAGAACTTGATGCGCAACCTGACCGGCTTCGCGTGACACAAGCGCAAGCATCCCTGGCGGCCGCCGAAGCCGGCCTGATGGATCGACGTGTACAGACAGATCAACAGCGCCGGTTGCTCGAAAGCGAAGTCATCTCCCCTGCTGCGTTCGAGAGCGCGAAGGCGCAGCTAGCGGTCGCAGAGGGTCAAGCGCGCACTGCCAAGGCGGCGCTTGGCCTGGCCGAACGAGCACAACGTGGCACGATGATCGTCGCTCCTTTCGATGGTGTCGTGGCGGAAAAGCTGGCTTTGGCGTTCACCGACATTGCTGCTGGTGCGCCGGTATTTCAGGTCGACGGCGTGCGCAGTGGCACTGAGATCATCGCGAACGCGTCTACTACACAGGCACCTCACATAGATGTCGGCCAACGCGCAGAACTGAGCTGGAGCGGAGCCGAACAACCAATCCGAGCGGTGGTACGTCGTGTCGGTCTGCGCGCCGAAAATGGCTCGCTCCTACCCGTGGTGCTAGTGCCTGAAGATAACGCGCAAGCGCGCGCACTTCGGCCAGGTATTCCCGTACAGGTCGTGCTCGACGCACCTGCGGCAACCTCCAAGACCTCTCGGCCCGAGACTGTATCCATACCTTATGCCTCGCTGGTGCTCGGCACGAAGCCGGGCGAGGCTTCCGTCTTCGTCTACACCCCTGAAGATAAGAAGGTGCACCGTCGCGCGGTGCGCTTCACGCCGGTACAGGAAGGAGACAGCGCGCGCGTCCTCGCTGGACTCAAGCCCGGCGAGACGGTGGTTGCCGCCGGAGGAGGATGGCTCACCGATGGACAGCCAGTGACACCACTGGAAGCCACCACTCAATTGACCAAGCGCTAA
- a CDS encoding hypothetical protein (Evidence 5 : No homology to any previously reported sequences), translating to MICLYTSIHQAGFGGRQGCLRLCHAKPVRLRIKFCQDLAAGEPFTHVDVQLGDPSSCFKS from the coding sequence TTGATCTGTCTGTACACGTCGATCCATCAGGCCGGCTTCGGCGGCCGCCAGGGATGCTTGCGCTTGTGTCACGCGAAGCCGGTCAGGTTGCGCATCAAGTTCTGCCAGGACTTGGCCGCGGGAGAACCGTTCACCCACGTCGACGTTCAACTTGGCGATCCGTCCTCCTGTTTCAAATCCTAG